From the Coffea eugenioides isolate CCC68of chromosome 1, Ceug_1.0, whole genome shotgun sequence genome, the window AAAAGATAATAAAAAGAAGTTTCAAGGAACCGAGTGGTcaataaattttgaaagttaGTAACTTAAGAGTAATGGAGTACCTTCATACAGATTAAAAGAAGAACTAAAACAATAGAGGTACAAGCATAAAGTTCAATACTTGAATGAGAAGCTTCACATTAATGAAGCCAaagtaaaaggaagaaatgcacgCTTGCTGACTGAAAATCTTGAAGTGTAGGTAAATAGACATATATGTCCTAACCATTGTTCATTTTGCAAGTGCTATATAATATCTTTCACCATATTGCCATACCACTATTTGTCCCTAACTATCATATCCCAAAAACCAAAACTTCTAGTTAAGGAATTAACAATGTAAAAAGCACTTCAGCCAAAGAGCACAAGCAATTGCAGTCATATAAGATCCCAATCACATGTTTAACCACTTCAGATCTATTCAAGCAATTGTTGAACAATTAATCAGGTGAGAACCAGCAATTGCAGCCATGTAAGGTCCCAATCACACTTTTAACCATACTCAGATCTATTCAAGCAATTGTTGAGCAATTAATCAGGTCTTCACTGAGAAAAACCTGAAAGAGAAACTAGCATTCTCTTGAAAACTTGCTGACATTTCTACAGCCAGGGCtcatcaaaatcaaattaaaaaagaaaaatagagtgATTGGCTAATTCAGAAAACTTCTAAACTGAAGGTATTCATAAGGGCTGGATATCTAGCTAGCTGTAATTCAATTCTCTGGTGCATTAATACAAAATCTTAGAACAGAATCCTATTACACAAAAAATTTGGCGCCAAGATGTTATATCCGTGAAGCCAAAATTTCTTAAGTCTGCAACTGAATTATAGCTTATCAGTTTGCCGCGAAGAATACTGTTAAGGAGATAGATTCATCAGCTGTCGTAATTGCGGGCACGTTATATAATTCCATTTCTTTCTGAATACAATCTGGCAATCCTCTGAACACTTCTTGAATGAGAGGATCCTGTTGCAATATTCTGGTACGGACTTCCAACCCTCTCTTTCAAGAGCGATCTTCTTCAGAGATTTTCCATTCTTCAAAAAATATTCCGCCAGCTTGAATTCATGTTCTTCCCCTTTAAAATTACTCATTTCTATTACCTTAAGATGCTCAATGAAAGATAGTGGACAAGCCTGTGGAAAAACAGAACCAAATTTCTCATCTTCGCCAAAGTAGTTCTTGAATACCTGTTCATATAAAGTATATAAGGGACAGCGAAATACAAAGCAATTAACTCTTACACTAAAATACCCAACACAACTTACCTCACTAAAGATAAGCACTTCAAGGTAAGGGGAACTTTCCAATAAGTTTGATAACACCTGTAAGATCCAGCTACGAGGAAAAGAATGGCAATAAACAGGTTCAAGCTCCAGCTTGATCAAGTTTCTGAAAGTTGGCAATGCTGGTTGAGAAAAATAGAGAGCCTTCATCCATATAACAAGAAGAATTAATTAAGAACAAAGTTCCAGTTCTTCTAttaaaaattgaaggaaaagcTCAGAAGCCAACCCAAATTAAAGAAGACAGAAAAGAGAAAACATACCTTTAAAATGTTCTCTGACAAATTCAGTGATTTCACATTTTGCAACCCACTAATAAACTCAAAAGCATGCTGAACACGTAAAAATAAGTCAACTAGATTTGTCACATTATGCAGAAATTCAGCTCGTACTACTGCCTTATCAATAGATACCAGGCTCTGAATTATGTGTACTTCAAGTACATGACCGTCAACGTTCAAGGACTTCAGATTTGGGGCATCTACGATAACTTTATGCTGCCCCTCGAGGGAACATACCAAAGTCTCAAGATTTTCTGACTTCACAACAACAGTGAACTCTAGTTCAACTTTTTCATTCCAACAGAGCACCAGGACTTTCAACAAGGGACTCGAGATATGAAGAACTTCGACTTCAATGCTTTCTTCACTCTCACTCGCATAGCTGAAAGGTTGCACTGTTAATATCAGGTGTTCAAGCAAAGGGCAACCTTGAAGAAACCTCTGAATAGAATCTTCATCTACCAATGTGAATCGCATCAAGTAAAGATACTTGAGATTTGGCAACCAAACAAAATCAGGAACATTCCAACCCACGTCAAGGTTTAGTGATAAAGAAACTATAGTTTCAGATGAAAAAATTCCAGGTGGAAAAAGTATAGAAAATTTCTCAGTTGTATCCATTTCAACCGAAATACGAAGTTGGTCGACACTGTAAGTAGAAATTGCAGCAGCTGCAGATATCAACAATGATTCAAAAGCCAAACGGTACCTTTCAACAAAATGCTCCACGCGGAGTCGAATCTTTCTGATTGGAGCCGTATTTCGTTGTTCAATCACTCTATTAGAGAAATGTGTAAACTGATAAAACAGTCTATCACGGTCAGAAGCATCATCATCCACACAGAAACATAAATCAATATCAGGTAGCGAAACAAAAAGATTTCTCCATCTCGTGGACAGAATTGAGGTGGCTGCAGCTTCTTTTGTCTTCAAAAGTGAAAGGATGTGGAGCAGAACACAGTCCGAAAGTGCACTCAACCTATCAATACTATCACCATCTGGGGTTCTTTGCACCTTCTTTTCTGGAGGATCAGCCATCTGggttctctctttttctttccaaatttctcAATATACACAGCAGCAGCTCATGAGAGATTGTGCAATCTTGAGGCTTAAAAGTAGAAGGGATTTCTGCTCTTTTGCAGATAGCTATGGGCATCGAAGGCATTGAATGTATAATTGGATAATAGACTGGTAAAAAGATACTAACAAAGCATTCCGAAATAGAAAAGGCATGAGTAGAAACATCAACAAAGAACCTGGTTTTCTGAAGAACAAAACCATCAATGTCGACCAAGAATCTGCTTTTTGAGGTGGGTATTTTGTTTGCAGTTAGACCATTGATGAAATCCCTCTGTTTAATCTCCTCCTTCAAGTTAAGAAATGTTTTTGCTCCCAGAACCTTGCTGCTCTAAACCTCAACGTTTCTTTCTGATTTTCCCAGCCAAGGGGGCTTTTCAGGGCCCTATCAAAAAGAGGGGGAGTTTAGGGCTCGTTTGGGCGAAGGGAGTAGAATACTATTCAGTGATAATGGAGTGTTTGGATACGCCatcatttgaaaaatgaaattactataTAACACCATAATACTTTTTCTAATGTAATGTACATATAATAAACACTTTTTTGCTTTAAATAATCGTAATCTATAACTCTTCAGGTGTGAAATATACGTTTGGATTACATTTTATTTAGTGAATCTCAAGGGTACACTGATACATAGTGTGTAAAATTTGGTGTACATAGCCAAGAATTAAGAATGTAAATGAGTTAAAGCAAGCCATTGTttgttttaataaatttgaaattgtatttgagtttgtttcttttttttgttaaagGAAACCAAACTCAAACTATTTGTTATTGAGCTAATCTTGAGTAGTGCTCAAGtgacttgaatttttttttttttaacaagttAACTAACGGAGGAAAAGGACACCAAAATTAAGGCACTATTTGGattgaaggaaaggaaaggaaaggaaatgaaaggacaGAAGAGGACTCtagtgaaaaaggaaaaaaaaaggagggtaGAGAAAACCTAATTCCATAGATTATGCAACTGCACTTGTATGAAAAAGTTTAAGGAAGTGCAGAAATTAAGAGGTCGTGAAtgcagaaattaagaaaaatatggtATAACGTTATAGAAGAGCCTAGGCATCTTGGTTCAATAATTGTCCATGCAACTAAAGATGCCACAGGGTCATTTGGTCCCTTTAAGCTATTATAAATTTGTACTTATTGAGATTCTAATGTTCATAGTTTAACTGCACTCAAACTAAACAATAGTAGTGAGCCAGTgatgaaggaagaaaagagcCAAGTGAAGGTTGGGATCGGAATTGAAACACCATGGAGGACTTTTGCCAAAGAAAT encodes:
- the LOC113782630 gene encoding F-box/FBD/LRR-repeat protein At5g22660-like; this translates as MADPPEKKVQRTPDGDSIDRLSALSDCVLLHILSLLKTKEAAATSILSTRWRNLFVSLPDIDLCFCVDDDASDRDRLFYQFTHFSNRVIEQRNTAPIRKIRLRVEHFVERYRLAFESLLISAAAAISTYSVDQLRISVEMDTTEKFSILFPPGIFSSETIVSLSLNLDVGWNVPDFVWLPNLKYLYLMRFTLVDEDSIQRFLQGCPLLEHLILTVQPFSYASESEESIEVEVLHISSPLLKVLVLCWNEKVELEFTVVVKSENLETLVCSLEGQHKVIVDAPNLKSLNVDGHVLEVHIIQSLVSIDKAVVRAEFLHNVTNLVDLFLRVQHAFEFISGLQNVKSLNLSENILKALYFSQPALPTFRNLIKLELEPVYCHSFPRSWILQVLSNLLESSPYLEVLIFSEVFKNYFGEDEKFGSVFPQACPLSFIEHLKVIEMSNFKGEEHEFKLAEYFLKNGKSLKKIALEREGWKSVPEYCNRILSFKKCSEDCQIVFRKKWNYITCPQLRQLMNLSP